In one Cronobacter dublinensis subsp. dublinensis LMG 23823 genomic region, the following are encoded:
- the pstS gene encoding phosphate ABC transporter substrate-binding protein PstS, producing the protein MKVMRTTVATVVAATLSLSAFSAFAAASLTGAGATFPAPVYAKWADTYQKETGNKVNYQGIGSSGGVKQIIANTVDFGASDAPLSDEKLQQEGLFQFPTVIGGVVLAVNLPGFKSGELVLDGKTLGDIYLGKIKKWDDEAIAKLNPGKKLPSQNIAVVRRADGSGTSFVFTSYLAKVNDEWKSKIGSGSTVNWPTGLGGKGNDGIAAFVQRLPGSIGYVEYAYAKQNNLTYTKLVSADGKPVAPTEESFSNAAKGVDWSKSFAQDLTNQKGDDAWPITSTTFILVHKEQKKPEQGAEVLKFFDWAYKSGAKQANDLDYASLPDSVVEQVRAAWKTNVKDSSGKALY; encoded by the coding sequence GTACCACCGTCGCAACTGTTGTCGCCGCGACCTTATCTCTGAGCGCTTTTTCCGCTTTCGCGGCAGCAAGTCTGACTGGCGCGGGCGCAACATTCCCGGCGCCGGTGTATGCCAAATGGGCGGATACCTACCAGAAAGAAACCGGTAACAAGGTGAACTATCAGGGTATCGGCTCCTCCGGTGGCGTGAAACAAATCATTGCTAACACTGTTGATTTTGGTGCTTCTGACGCGCCGCTTTCTGACGAAAAATTACAGCAAGAAGGTCTTTTCCAGTTCCCGACCGTGATCGGCGGCGTGGTGCTGGCGGTTAACCTGCCGGGCTTCAAGTCTGGCGAGCTGGTGCTCGATGGCAAAACCCTCGGCGACATCTACCTTGGCAAAATCAAGAAGTGGGATGACGAGGCTATCGCCAAACTGAACCCAGGCAAAAAACTGCCGTCGCAGAACATCGCCGTGGTACGTCGCGCTGACGGTTCCGGTACGTCTTTCGTGTTCACCAGCTACCTGGCGAAAGTGAACGACGAGTGGAAATCGAAAATCGGCTCCGGCTCTACCGTTAACTGGCCGACCGGTCTCGGCGGTAAAGGCAACGACGGTATCGCCGCGTTCGTACAGCGTCTGCCGGGCTCTATCGGCTACGTGGAATACGCCTACGCCAAGCAGAACAACCTGACCTACACCAAACTGGTTTCCGCTGACGGCAAGCCGGTCGCCCCGACGGAAGAGAGCTTCTCTAACGCCGCTAAAGGCGTGGACTGGAGCAAATCTTTCGCTCAGGACCTGACCAACCAGAAAGGCGACGACGCATGGCCTATCACCTCTACCACGTTCATTCTGGTTCACAAAGAGCAGAAGAAACCTGAGCAGGGCGCCGAAGTGCTGAAGTTCTTCGACTGGGCGTACAAGTCAGGCGCGAAACAGGCTAACGACCTGGATTACGCCTCTCTGCCGGACAGCGTGGTTGAGCAGGTTCGCGCCGCATGGAAGACCAACGTAAAAGACAGCAGTGGTAAAGCGCTGTATTGA
- the pstC gene encoding phosphate ABC transporter permease PstC, with the protein MAATKPVFNPPGKKGDMIFSALVRLAALIVLLLLGGIIVSLIFSSWPSMEKFGFSFLWNKEWDAPNENFGALVPIYGTLVTSFIALLIAVPVSFGIALFLTELAPGWLKRPLGIAIELLAAIPSIVYGMWGLFIFAPLFATYFQEPVGNVLSAIPFVGALFSGPAFGIGILAAGVILAIMIIPYIAAVMRDVFEQTPVMMKESAYGIGCTTWEVIWRIVLPFTKNGVIGGVMLGLGRALGETMAVTFIIGNTYQLDSASLYMPGNSITSALANEFAEAESGLHVAALMELGLILFVITFIVLAISRLMIMRLAKNEGAR; encoded by the coding sequence ATGGCTGCCACCAAGCCTGTATTTAACCCCCCAGGTAAAAAGGGCGATATGATTTTCAGCGCGCTGGTCCGACTGGCTGCGCTGATTGTGCTATTGCTGCTGGGCGGAATTATCGTGTCGCTGATTTTCTCTTCCTGGCCGAGCATGGAAAAATTTGGTTTTTCCTTCCTCTGGAACAAGGAATGGGATGCGCCGAATGAAAACTTTGGCGCGCTGGTACCGATTTACGGCACCCTGGTGACCTCCTTTATTGCGTTGCTGATCGCGGTTCCTGTGAGCTTCGGCATCGCGCTGTTCCTGACCGAACTGGCTCCCGGCTGGCTGAAGCGCCCGCTGGGCATCGCTATTGAGCTGCTGGCGGCGATTCCGAGTATCGTCTACGGCATGTGGGGCCTGTTTATCTTCGCCCCGCTGTTCGCGACGTATTTCCAGGAGCCGGTCGGCAACGTGCTGTCGGCTATTCCGTTTGTCGGCGCGCTCTTCTCCGGCCCGGCGTTCGGTATCGGCATTCTGGCGGCGGGTGTGATCCTCGCTATCATGATAATTCCTTATATCGCGGCCGTAATGCGCGATGTGTTCGAACAGACCCCGGTGATGATGAAAGAGTCGGCCTACGGTATCGGCTGCACCACCTGGGAAGTTATCTGGCGCATCGTGCTGCCGTTCACCAAAAACGGCGTCATCGGCGGCGTTATGCTGGGGCTTGGCCGTGCGCTCGGCGAAACCATGGCGGTCACCTTTATCATCGGCAACACCTACCAGCTCGACAGCGCTTCCCTTTATATGCCGGGCAACAGCATTACATCTGCGCTGGCGAATGAGTTCGCCGAAGCGGAATCGGGTCTGCATGTCGCCGCCCTGATGGAGCTCGGCCTGATCCTCTTTGTGATCACCTTTATCGTGCTGGCTATCTCCCGACTCATGATTATGCGTCTGGCGAAAAACGAGGGGGCGCGCTAA